Proteins co-encoded in one Spirosoma endbachense genomic window:
- a CDS encoding SDR family NAD(P)-dependent oxidoreductase codes for MAYALITGASKGIGLAIAEELARRKFDLLLVARSKALLQEVSQRLAATHGVKTDFLAADLAETGAAQRVFDWCQTKNYAIQFLINNAGYGLSGPFEKHSLAEHTDMMRVNMTTLVELTYLFLPQLRQLSKAYILNIGSSAAYQAIPGLSLYSASKVFVLQFSRGLRLELKRSSVSVTCVCPGATDTAFVDRAQIGEKGRKAAERVNMTPTEVARQAVEATLAGKAEVVTGVLNKLGKLMAWLLPKGIVETAAGSIYE; via the coding sequence ATGGCTTACGCGCTCATTACGGGGGCCAGCAAAGGCATCGGATTGGCGATTGCTGAAGAGCTGGCTCGCCGGAAGTTCGACCTGCTGCTGGTAGCTCGTTCGAAAGCATTGTTGCAGGAGGTATCTCAGCGATTGGCCGCGACTCACGGAGTCAAAACTGATTTTCTGGCTGCCGATCTGGCAGAAACGGGTGCTGCCCAACGGGTATTTGACTGGTGTCAGACAAAGAATTATGCAATTCAGTTTCTGATCAATAATGCAGGATATGGCCTGAGCGGCCCGTTCGAAAAGCACTCGCTGGCCGAACATACCGACATGATGCGGGTCAACATGACCACCCTTGTCGAACTGACCTACCTGTTTTTACCACAGCTCCGCCAGCTATCCAAAGCTTATATTTTGAATATTGGGAGCTCGGCAGCCTATCAGGCTATACCGGGGCTGAGTTTATATTCTGCGTCTAAAGTATTCGTGCTTCAGTTTAGCAGGGGGCTACGTCTGGAATTGAAACGGTCGTCGGTTTCGGTTACCTGTGTTTGCCCTGGCGCTACCGACACGGCCTTCGTTGATCGGGCGCAGATTGGCGAGAAAGGGCGGAAAGCCGCCGAGCGTGTTAATATGACACCTACCGAAGTCGCTCGTCAGGCCGTTGAGGCAACGCTGGCCGGAAAGGCCGAGGTTGTTACGGGCGTACTCAATAAACTCGGTAAACTGATGGCCTGGTTGTTGCCAAAAGGTATTGTCGAGACAGCCGCCGGGAGCATCTATGAATAA
- a CDS encoding phytanoyl-CoA dioxygenase family protein produces MSKIDLPPFTLGETITPEQRQFFNKHGVIVFRNFINPETVKVFISEVERIEKEWLAEGRDKVNGVPLKFGQDEAGNPMIQRMCFLSQHSTALHEFLQDPRLQAAVDLLQPYEGRIAEIEKDGLILNHYIRNPNSKFSQMGWHTDSPRDIFLGQRIMPMLNVGIHLNPTPYENGGLRVIPGTHKQGLFKMLFRKRYFVDNDPDKHEIGFDINAGDLSVHDGRLWHRAQQSPFTGEASRRRVMYVPVVTGKYMPKHENSKTPFYHRFISKVNI; encoded by the coding sequence ATGAGCAAAATCGATTTACCGCCCTTTACGCTGGGCGAAACTATTACCCCAGAACAACGTCAGTTTTTCAATAAACACGGCGTTATCGTTTTTCGTAATTTTATTAATCCCGAAACGGTCAAAGTATTCATTAGTGAAGTTGAACGAATCGAGAAGGAGTGGCTTGCCGAAGGCCGTGACAAAGTAAACGGAGTGCCGTTGAAGTTTGGTCAGGATGAAGCCGGTAATCCGATGATTCAGCGGATGTGCTTTCTCTCACAGCACAGCACGGCCTTACATGAGTTTTTGCAGGACCCTCGCCTGCAGGCCGCTGTCGATTTACTCCAGCCCTACGAAGGACGAATTGCTGAAATTGAAAAAGACGGACTTATTCTCAATCACTACATTCGGAACCCGAATAGCAAATTCTCGCAGATGGGCTGGCATACCGATAGCCCCCGCGATATTTTCCTCGGCCAGCGTATTATGCCGATGCTGAATGTAGGCATCCACCTGAATCCGACTCCCTACGAAAATGGTGGGTTGCGCGTTATTCCCGGTACGCACAAGCAGGGCTTATTTAAAATGCTGTTCCGTAAGCGGTACTTTGTTGATAACGACCCCGATAAACATGAAATCGGATTCGATATCAATGCCGGTGACCTCAGCGTTCATGATGGTCGGCTCTGGCACCGGGCACAACAGTCACCTTTTACCGGGGAGGCCAGCCGCCGTCGTGTTATGTACGTGCCAGTCGTAACGGGCAAGTATATGCCCAAACACGAGAACAGCAAGACGCCGTTCTACCACCGGTTTATTTCAAAAGTAAATATTTAA
- a CDS encoding BamA/TamA family outer membrane protein — protein sequence MARSIETDWSVGVAGSFTFRFNRFDTVTRTSNTQALVLYSLRQQFITAVNGTTYFPGERYILNHQLSYSYFPDKFWGLGKIAPDHNEEPYTFRQYYVYLHLQRKLKERFFGGFLYEYQRLLAVDHIAGGLFDQQNVAGRDPYHISGAGLSLTYDTRNNAFAPDQGSLMQVFFNHFTPWLGSSFRYTAYVIDLRRFMRLYRDQVLAVQAYAQFNAGDVPLRSLASFGGSNSMRGFYDGRFRSKNQLVLQAEYRVPIIWRLGAVGFAGLGNVGDHLRELNFQELKFSYGGGLRVALNRKERLNLRVDYGWGFGESTSHGLYFQLGEAF from the coding sequence GTGGCCCGATCAATCGAGACAGATTGGTCGGTTGGTGTAGCTGGTTCATTCACCTTTCGATTCAATCGATTCGATACGGTCACTCGAACCTCTAACACACAAGCGCTGGTTTTATACTCACTTCGTCAACAATTTATTACAGCCGTAAACGGAACGACTTATTTTCCGGGAGAACGCTATATCTTAAATCACCAGCTGTCGTACAGTTACTTCCCCGATAAGTTCTGGGGACTGGGAAAAATCGCTCCTGATCACAATGAAGAACCTTACACGTTCCGGCAATATTATGTGTATCTGCACTTACAACGCAAACTAAAAGAACGTTTTTTTGGGGGCTTCCTTTATGAGTACCAGCGGCTCCTGGCTGTCGATCATATAGCCGGTGGCCTGTTCGATCAGCAGAACGTAGCCGGACGTGATCCGTACCATATTTCCGGTGCCGGACTTAGCCTCACGTACGACACGCGCAACAATGCCTTTGCACCCGATCAGGGGTCGTTGATGCAGGTATTTTTCAATCATTTTACCCCCTGGCTGGGCTCCAGTTTCCGGTATACCGCCTATGTCATCGACCTGCGCCGATTTATGCGCTTATACCGCGATCAGGTGCTGGCCGTGCAGGCTTACGCGCAATTTAATGCGGGCGATGTACCACTCCGCAGTCTGGCCAGTTTTGGCGGTTCCAACAGTATGCGGGGGTTTTATGACGGTCGCTTTCGGAGTAAGAACCAGCTTGTTTTACAGGCCGAATATCGCGTACCGATCATCTGGCGACTGGGGGCTGTTGGTTTCGCGGGTCTTGGAAACGTGGGCGACCATCTGCGTGAACTGAATTTTCAGGAGCTTAAATTTTCATATGGAGGTGGCCTTCGGGTGGCTCTAAACCGAAAAGAACGACTCAATTTACGCGTTGACTATGGCTGGGGATTTGGCGAAAGCACTTCCCATGGCCTTTATTTTCAATTGGGCGAAGCCTTCTGA
- a CDS encoding phosphatase PAP2-related protein, which translates to MSILSPNPTGDLVWQAAWRSSVFRWKFIIGLICTLALLFTFPVFFQTIERHTGPVLNDWVLNQLPPRDVSLWIFLIIWATALLLLIRARFSPAVFMMFVYGYIVVSLSRMLSINLFPLDPPVGLIPLIDPLSNAFYGKTYITKDLFYSGHTSSIFLMFLCLRRWWDRLFAFVGSLLVGGLLLVQHVHYTIDVLGAFVFTYPLYWLGKRIALSGWNNVNHPVDQKASPN; encoded by the coding sequence ATGTCGATACTTTCACCTAATCCGACCGGCGACCTGGTCTGGCAAGCGGCCTGGCGATCTTCCGTATTTCGTTGGAAATTTATAATTGGACTGATCTGCACACTTGCCTTGCTGTTTACATTTCCAGTCTTTTTTCAGACCATCGAGCGGCACACCGGCCCCGTACTGAACGACTGGGTACTCAATCAACTCCCCCCGCGCGATGTATCGCTGTGGATTTTTCTGATCATCTGGGCTACCGCTTTACTCTTACTCATTCGCGCCCGGTTTAGCCCGGCCGTATTCATGATGTTTGTGTATGGCTATATCGTCGTCAGTCTGTCGCGGATGCTAAGCATAAATTTATTTCCGCTTGATCCGCCGGTTGGGCTGATTCCGCTTATTGATCCGCTCAGCAATGCATTTTACGGCAAGACGTACATCACCAAAGACCTGTTTTATTCGGGACATACATCGTCCATCTTTCTGATGTTTTTATGCCTTCGTCGCTGGTGGGATCGGCTGTTTGCCTTTGTTGGGTCACTGCTTGTGGGTGGACTGTTATTAGTGCAGCATGTTCATTACACGATCGATGTGCTGGGTGCATTTGTGTTCACGTATCCACTTTACTGGCTGGGCAAACGGATCGCGCTGAGCGGGTGGAATAATGTAAACCATCCTGTAGATCAGAAGGCTTCGCCCAATTGA